CAACAAAAGACGGTGGCAGTTGGAGCGAAGAAACTAAAAAAGCCGTTTGGAATAAAGGACGGATATATGACGATTCACATTCCGCAGATACTTTTCGTAGAGATAAATGCGGAAAAGGGATTTATTGGAGTGATTACGGTAATAGGAATGATAGCTGGGGATGGGAAATTGACCATATAAATCCTGTTGCAAATGGTGGTGGAGATGAATTAAGTAATCTGCAACCATTACAATGGGAAAATAATGCTAACAAGTCGGATAAACTTAATTGGACTTGTCCTTAATTGAAATAATTTATAAACGGATTGTCAAACTATTAAAAAAGAAAAAACAACGGCAACTAAAAATTCTTCTTCGGCAATACTCGCATTTCTGATTGGCTCTGCACTTGGCGCAGGCGGAATGTATGCAGGCAAAAGTAATCCAACTCTCGGCAATCAATACGCTACCGCAAACAGCAATGGCGGTTTGCTTGTATTTATCAGCGCTGAGCCGGTAAATAAAAATTACGATTTACTTGAAGAAGTAAAGATGAATGATATGTTTGAAATTGCCGAAGCCGGAAAAGATGAAAGCGGCAAAGGAAAATTCTGGAGAAAACTTTGGGATATAGGAACAAATGCTTACCAAAACATTTCTTTCCTTGAACGAATAAATAAATTCTGCATGGAGGCAAGAAATCAATACCCGAATGCCGATGCATTAATCTTTAATACAAATTATAAAAGCGCATCGGTGGTGAAGTTTAAGGAGAACTAATAATTGTATCTCCTCATTTGAATTTTTCTTTTTCAAACCTATCGGATGTTTATTTTCTTCCTGTTTAAAATATCTTTCTATCTTCGCCCCCTGGAATGAAGCAACGCCAGATTCTCGACAGCCGGCAACTCGAACTCACCATCACCCGTCTCTGTTTTCAATTAATAGAAGTTCACAACGATTTTTCAAACACGGTACTTCTCGGCATTCAGCCGCGCGGAATCCATTTGGCGCACCGCATTCACAAAAAACTTTCCGGCATTCTGAAGAAGAAAGATATTAAATGCGGAAACCTCGACATCACTTTTTACCGCGATGATTTCCGCCAGAAAGAACTCATCCCCTCTTCCACCCAAATTAATTTCGACATAGAAAATAAAAATGTGGTGCTGGCAGACGATGTGCTTTACACCGGCAGAACCGTTCGCGCAGCCCTCGATGCCATGCTCGCCCTCGGCAGACCAAGAGATGTGGAACTGGTTGCATTAATAGACAGGCGCCTGAGCCGCAACGTTCCCATTCAGGCAAAATATATAGGAAAAGTTGTTGACTCCATTGCTTCCGAAAAAGTGCTCGTGCACTGGAAAGAAACGGAGGGGAAGGATGAAGTAATTCTTTTAACAGAAAAAGTAAGTGCATAACTTAAATAACAGGAAGAATGGAAGAATGGAAGAATGGAAGAAACCATTATTCCACCCTTCCACCCTTCCATCATTCCATTGTTGTTTATGACTAAACTCTCCACTCCTCACCTGCTCGGCATAAAAGAACTCACCGCATCCGACATTGAATTAATTTTCAAGACAGCCGATAACTTTAAAGATGTAATCAACCGCCCTATTAAAAAAGTTCCTTCGCTCCGCGATATTACCATTGCAAATCTTTTCTTCGAAAGTTCCACGCGCACGCGCGTTTCATTTGAACTTGCCGAAAAACGCCTCTCTGCCGATGTAATTAATTTTTCTTCCTCCGGTTCATCCGTGAAGAAAGGCGAAACGCTGATAGATACGGTGAATAATATTCTGGCAATGAAAGTGGACATGGTGGTGATGCGCCATCCAGCTCCGGGCGCGTGCATGTTCCTCTCAAAAAAAGTGAACGCAAAAATTATTAATGCAGGCGATGGCACGCACGAGCATCCCACGCAGGCATTGCTCGATGCCTATTCCATACGGCAAAAATTCGGAACGGTGAAAGGAAAAAAAGTTGTAATCGTAGGAGATATTCTTCATTCGCGCGTGGCGCTTTCAAATATTTACTGCCTGAAAAAATTAGGAGCCGAAGTAATGGTTTGCGGTCCCACCACGCTTATGCCAAAATATATTTCATCGCTGGGAGTGAAAGTGGAAAATAATCTTCGCAAAGCGCTTGAGTGGTGCGATGTGGCGAATATGCTGCGCATTCAACTCGAACGGCAGGACATAAAATATTTTCCAACGCTCCGCGAATATTCCATGCAGTTCGGATTGAACAGGCAACTCCTCGATTTGTTGAAAAAAGAAATTACCATCATGCACCCGGGACCTATCAACCGCGGTGTTGAAATCACTTCCGATGTGGCGGACAGTAAACAATCCATCATTCTGGAACAGGTGGAAAACGGAGTGGCAATCCGCATGGCAGTGCTCTATCTTCTTGCTTCTCGTCAGGAAGAAAACTGATTTGGTCGAAATTATTTGCCATTCTGTCGAATAAGAATAAAAAACACTTGCATCTTTGAAAATTATTTTCATACATTTGCTAAAAGAACATACCCTATGAGTTTCAAAATTCAAAAGAAAGACAAATTCACGCTCGTAAAAACCAGCGCTGAAAAATTAGACACCACTATCGCTCCCGTATTAAAATCAGAATTAGTGATTCTGAATTCGGACGGTGTTCAGAATATTATCATTGACCTCAGCGCCACGCGCTATTGCGATTCATCGGGGCTCAGCGCCATTCTCGTGGCTAACCGCCTTTGCAAAAATGCAGGGGGCTTGCTCGTAATTACAGGATTGCAGGAACCGGTAAAGAATCTCATCTCCATTTCGCAATTAGATTCTATTCTCAATATTGCCGATACGCTTGAAGAGAGCATTGAAATGCTGAAAGAAAAAGTAACCGGTGACGAAGAATAATAATCAACCATTCTCAATTTATAAAAATATATTACTATGATTAAAAAATTACTCTTACTCCCCATCGCAGTTTTTATTCTCCACCTTTCCGGGTTCAGCCAGGCAGCATGCACGCCTGACCCGCAGTACACAACCAAAGGCGTTTGGCCCGATACAATTGTAAACTTTGACACGGCTTATGTAGGCACTCCTTATTCGCAGTTAATTACCATAATAATTCCAAAAGATACGCAGGCATTTCCTCCGCCTTTTCCCCCGTTAAGCTGGGATTCAACAGTGCTTACCGGTGTAACGGGTTTGCCTTCAAGCATGGTGTATGCCTGCTGGAATAATTCCTCTAAGCCAAACCGCTGTGCATGGCCCGGCAATTCCACAGGATGCGCTAAAATAACCGGCACTCCCACTTCTGCTGAAATCGGAACTTACGCCTTGGTATTTAACACCGATAATTATATAGGAGGAAACACTTCGCCCAACGCGTATGCAATAACCGGGTATAGAATTGTTGTTCTGCCGGCAAGCAGCGTGAATGAGAACACCGGCATTCAGAATTTATTGCAGAACAATCCAAATCCATTCGGTGAAAAATCGGAAATTATTTTTACCGCTGAAGAGAATGGAATTGGCCGGTTCAAAATTTATAACCTGATTGGCACCGTTGTAAAGGAATATACTATTTCTGTAAAAAAAGGAACAAACAAAATTGAATTGGATGGGAAGGACTTTGACAATGGCATATATTTTTATTCCATTGTAAACGGAAGCAACGCGTACACGCGTAAGATGATTGTGAAAAAATAATGCTCTCGTTTGAAGTAACCGTTCTCGGCTCAAGTTCCGCCACACCCACTGCAACAAGACATCCAACCGCTCAAGCGCTAAATGTGCATGAGCGGTTT
The Bacteroidota bacterium DNA segment above includes these coding regions:
- a CDS encoding HNH endonuclease, producing TKDGGSWSEETKKAVWNKGRIYDDSHSADTFRRDKCGKGIYWSDYGNRNDSWGWEIDHINPVANGGGDELSNLQPLQWENNANKSDKLNWTCP
- the pyrR gene encoding bifunctional pyr operon transcriptional regulator/uracil phosphoribosyltransferase PyrR, with translation MKQRQILDSRQLELTITRLCFQLIEVHNDFSNTVLLGIQPRGIHLAHRIHKKLSGILKKKDIKCGNLDITFYRDDFRQKELIPSSTQINFDIENKNVVLADDVLYTGRTVRAALDAMLALGRPRDVELVALIDRRLSRNVPIQAKYIGKVVDSIASEKVLVHWKETEGKDEVILLTEKVSA
- a CDS encoding aspartate carbamoyltransferase catalytic subunit; its protein translation is MTKLSTPHLLGIKELTASDIELIFKTADNFKDVINRPIKKVPSLRDITIANLFFESSTRTRVSFELAEKRLSADVINFSSSGSSVKKGETLIDTVNNILAMKVDMVVMRHPAPGACMFLSKKVNAKIINAGDGTHEHPTQALLDAYSIRQKFGTVKGKKVVIVGDILHSRVALSNIYCLKKLGAEVMVCGPTTLMPKYISSLGVKVENNLRKALEWCDVANMLRIQLERQDIKYFPTLREYSMQFGLNRQLLDLLKKEITIMHPGPINRGVEITSDVADSKQSIILEQVENGVAIRMAVLYLLASRQEEN
- a CDS encoding STAS domain-containing protein → MSFKIQKKDKFTLVKTSAEKLDTTIAPVLKSELVILNSDGVQNIIIDLSATRYCDSSGLSAILVANRLCKNAGGLLVITGLQEPVKNLISISQLDSILNIADTLEESIEMLKEKVTGDEE
- a CDS encoding T9SS type A sorting domain-containing protein translates to MIKKLLLLPIAVFILHLSGFSQAACTPDPQYTTKGVWPDTIVNFDTAYVGTPYSQLITIIIPKDTQAFPPPFPPLSWDSTVLTGVTGLPSSMVYACWNNSSKPNRCAWPGNSTGCAKITGTPTSAEIGTYALVFNTDNYIGGNTSPNAYAITGYRIVVLPASSVNENTGIQNLLQNNPNPFGEKSEIIFTAEENGIGRFKIYNLIGTVVKEYTISVKKGTNKIELDGKDFDNGIYFYSIVNGSNAYTRKMIVKK